The genomic segment GATTCCAGAGAAATTAAGTGTGAAAGCAAGGAGTTGTTTCGCAAgtataaaattgtaaaaagtCAGGCACAGATCTACACGCATGTGTGGCACGTGTAAAGGGTAGAGAAGAGTTGAGCTGCTTGATTTATTTAGCTTTCACATTTaggaattattaattattacaagTGAAAGCGAAGACCCAGATGGCGTGTGTGGgtgtgtgggtgtgtgtgtggctCTGTTTGGTTCACATCCAAATAAAGATAATGAAATTTTAAGCTATTAAGTCGGGGATACAGACAGACGGAGGACAGGGATCCACGTGACGGCCAACTCATAACAACAGCTAAgctaataataagaagaagaagattctAGTTTTCTAAGAGTTCATTTTGTATTTGATGATAGTAGTATAGTTTGAATTGGATCCATCCTTTTGATTCTCTCAAGTTGACTTCCAATCTAATAAGAGAAAACGCCCCCAAGTACGTCTGATCCACACACCCACACAGCATTTAATTTACTGTCCAGATCTCTCATCGTCAAGTGGAGCTACAAATTCAAATCTGCACATTATCTTCCCCAGAATGTGTGGCTGCGATTCGGGATTGATTGCACAGCCGCCACGTATGATACCAATAGATAGGAGGATATTTGCATGGAAAATTCTATTCGCACCCACACTTTTACTCTTCTCGgacatattttaatatatttagaatattcttttttaaaaatttatttttatttttacatccACTTTCTTTCTTAATCAATTACTCGCCATCAATCTCTTTCAAAACCACCACACATCTcttccaaaacaaaaaataatataacaaaaaaatattaaatttaatatatataataccacAAAAAATaccaatacaacaaaaaatacacccatatatatatattaatagttgtacatgtatatacatatatacattaacacgcgcgcgcgcacacacaaacatatagatatatatagagaggaAGAAAGCTCGACGGTCATCAGTCACTCCCCCAAAACCCTGGGGTTCGAGGAGCTTGGCTCTCGAACCCCAGTGTTTGGGGCCTTTAGTGCATCCCGAACTCTGGGGTTCGGGAGTCATGGAGTTTGAGGATCTTCAAGCTCTTCGAACCTTGGGGTTCAGGGGGGAGTGATTGATGAAGCTAAGCGGCATTCCTTCCCcattctctctatatatatatttatatatatatgtgcatatatatatatgtttgtatgtcATTCGGCACAACCTTCATCAGCTTTCCCTTAAAAACTTTAGTTAAATGATTATTCGAATGAACTACTACTTGTTACCATGACACTTGAACGGCGGATGAGCTATACTTGTtacccatttatttatttgccaTAGGGCCTAGAGGCCTTTGCCTCCTTTCTTTGTGTGGATTTTACGCACTAACGtagcaggcaggcaggcaggcagcagCATATAGTAGTAGTGCCGAACAAACAGTTTTTTCGTCTGAAATTTCAATTCTTCCTTGTGCTGATTggatttcattaattaattattatgaatgCAAAATCTAACAACAGACAGCAATAACGGGGAAAGAAAGGGCGGAAACCTAATGAAGACGACTCTACTACTAGCAATAGCAAAGACTGGGACActgcaaagaaacaaaacaatgGTGGTGGACCAAAATCCTAACCAAACTGGAAATGAAACACCCACTCCCCTCTTAAGTTGACTTCACATTCTTCAGCTCCCGGAGCCGCTGGATGAAGCCATCCAAGCTCCGGCTAGAGCTGCCTCCTTTCGGCGCCTCCGACGCAGCCTTACTCAGCTCCTTCACTCTGCCTCTCTCCTCCGCCCTTTCCGCACCCACAGACTCCTTCAGCAGCCTAGCCATCTCCCCCGAGTCGGGAACGGCTCGAGTCCCCACTTCAGAGAACCGAACGGCCGCGCCAAGCTCGTCCACCAGCAGCTTAGCATTCGTGAACTGGTCCGCCCCAAGCGGCCACGTCAGCAACAGCACGCCGGCCGTGATCGCCTCCATCGTCGAGTTCCACCCGCAGTGAGTCACGAACGCGCCGACGGCTCGGTGTCGAAGAATTGGCACCTGTGGGGCCCACCCCTTTATCACAAATCCTCTCCCGGCCACAAGATCTTCAAAGCCTCCCGGCATCGATCGGACCTCGTCCTCCTTCACGACCCAAATGAAATCCACGCCGCTGCTCTCCAGCGCCGCCGCAAGCGATGCCACTTGCTGATCACTGAGCACGAACCTGCTTCCGAAACAGACATAAACCACCGAATCCTCTCGCTTTTCGTCCAGCCAGCTCATCAGAACTTCTACCGGTACCGAGCTGGCGCCGCCACGCTTGGCAGAGCCGGCCTTGTCATCCTCCGGGGGCAATAACGGCCCCACCGGCCAGACCCGATCATGGCCCATCTCCCCCTTCAAATGATCTATGTAAACTTTCTCAAGCTCTTCAAATGTGTTGATCAGAGCACCCCAGCACTGAATGTTCCCCAACATGCTGTTTCTTTTGATTTCCCAATTTGGATCTCCCTCCTTGTACTGCTGGTAAATTGGGCTAACTTGCCACCAGGCGTATGTGGGGGAATTCGGCAAGTTCGGAAGCGATAGAATCGAGTTCTCGTCGTTGGGGTTATCGACCTTTGGTAGATCGCGGAACATGGAGTTCATCAATGCAGCGTCGATCGCACCGCCGGTCCAGAACACGACGCGCGGCACGCCGAGTTCGGCAGCGAGGTATTGGGTCCAGCCGAGAAAGAAATCAGATACGATCGCGACGGGAGGCGAGGGGTGGGACTGGAACCACTGGCGAATCGGATCGTGGAGTTTTCTGAGCGAATTCATGAAGGCGACCGGGCGAAACAGGTTGGGAATGGGAGTAGCTTCTGGAGGGGGGAGAACCAGAGTTTCGATGGAGGAAGGAGGGTGAGATTGGCGGAGGGAATCGACGAGAGGAACGTTGGGAGGGGTGACCAGAACGGTGACCTTCAGGCCGCGGGTGAGTAACAGCTGGGCGAGGTCCAGCATGGGCACCGCGTGGCTCCCCATCGGAAACGGGAAAAGCAGGACGTGAACTGGAGCGTCGTCGCCGTTGGCCGCCATCGTTTCTGTTGAGCAAAATGACCTGCTGGTGATTTCCGcgaagtatatttatttataaagaggggaagatttaattatttttggaaggatttttcttatttattttaatatgtaataaatccaaaaatttagagcatattaaaaatacttatttttgtGTCTGTATGTACACTGTACGCAATAAATGGGGGATGGATGGGCCTGTCCTCGCCGGTTACGCCGCTTTGTTTGTCGTTAATTCTGGGGGAGGTAGGTTTACCGTTTGCCCATTGCGTCAGGGTAAAACTGGAATTGAAGAGAACTTATGGGGCCACTAAGGCatattgaaaaagaattttgtcctggtttacataattatttatttgcgCTCGAACGTGAACCCTCGTGGGATGTGTCCAAATTAAGTCACCTTGTCTGAACCGGAGGACAAGGCGGAATTACCGACGTTGCCCCAAAATCTCTGTACAGGCAGAGTCAATCGAATAGCACGTGGTGCTGTCACATTTTTAATTGATGGTggagtattttaattttaattttaaagataaatataaaataatatttcttttgtaaataaaattaaaatttaaatttaattagaagACCTAAATATATTGGATCTAAATTCCAAGTCCGGATTGAAAATTATTAGGCTAGTAGTAGAAGACGACAAAAAGGCCACGTGTAACTCAACGTATTGTTTCACGTGGTATTGCAAGTGGGAGGGAGGTAAACGTCTGCCAAGCCGtttcctaaattttaaaatgacaagGAAACATCATGTGATGGGCATTATTATATTCTATCCCCGGAAACCGAAAGCCCCAGTAGAACCacagtgagagtgagagagagagagcgagagatgTTCAGTAAAAGGCCACGTGTAACTCAACGTATTGTTCAATTTTacaaaacattaataataaataatcctAGTAATAAATAACAATATTTCTAGCGTACGCAACCCCTATTGCTGctgtgtatttattattattattattattatttacgcAAGTAGTGGCACAGCTCAgcaagtaaaatttttaaacatcatcaaaatgattattattattattattgtaacaaagagaaagaaaagttGAACCTTTTCAGCGCTATTAAAAGTAGCGTTGAAGACGTACAATTAGATGCTCAAATTATTAGCTTGCTTGCTTGGTACCAATTCCTTACCTAGAAGGTTTCTTTCATTCAAGGCTACTTCGGTCTTTTCATTCAAGGCTATCGTCGTCCGACGATCTCGGACACTTTTCAATCTCGAAAAATCATGCATATTTTCCAGCCggatttattaaaaaattattgacaCTTTTAAAGCAAGAGGACAAGAAAGtgtagaatattttaaaaataacgtTACTTGCCTTCATTTTAATCATTAACTTCATGACTTAAAAGCAAGAGGACAAGAAAGtgtagaatattttaaaaataacgtTACTTGCCTTCATTTTAATCATTAACTTCATGACTTTACTCGGTAAACTAAGTCGATAGAAGAATTTTTATCCGGACAAACACGGCTAGCAAGAGGTTGTTGGGGCAGAGAGATGCATGGCTTCTCAAGCTACTAGCTCGTTAAGCTTCTTCACTAACGCGTTCAGGTTTTTGGCTGAGCTGCCTCCTTTGACTGCCTCCACCGCCGATTTCCTGAGTTTCCTCACTCGGGCTCTCTCTTCCGCCCACCCCTTCTCGTTTACCGACTCGGCCAGTAACCGAGCTAGCTCAGCCGAGTCCGGAACGGCCCGGTTCCCCAGATTGCAGAACTTAACGCCCGCGCCCAGCTGGTCCACCAGCATCATCGTGTTAGTGAACTGGTCGGCACCCAGTGGCCAACTCAGCATCAACACGCTAGCAGCGATTCCCTCCAGGAACGAGTTCCACCCGCAGTGAGTCACGAACGCGCCAACAGCCCGGTGGCTCAGTATCTGCACCTGCGGAGCCCAACCATTGATCATGAACCCTCTGCCCTTTGTCCGTTCGTCAAACCCATCTGGAATGGAAACCACGTCGTCTTTCTTGACCACCCAAACGAAATCCACGCCGCTGCTGTCCAGCGCGCCGGCCAgagagccaacttgctcatcaGTGAGCGTCCATGTGCTCCCGAAACACACGTAGACCACCGAACCATCCGGCTTGCAGTCCAGCCAGCTTATCAGCTCATGGACTGGCACCGAGCTGGTCCCGCCACGTTTACTGGGAGCCGTCCGATCACCATCCGATGGCAACAATGGCCCCACGGCCCAAACCCGATCGTGGCCCATCTCTTTCTTCATTTGATTGAGAGAAGGCCCTTCCAGCTCGTCGAAGGAATTGACAATCGCGCCCCAAGATTGGGAATTACACAGCCACGAGTTCCGGAAGAACTCCCAATCTGGGTCTTCCACGTTAAGTAAACGATACAGATGGGGCAGTTGCCACCAGGGGCATTTCGGGGAATTAGGGAGTTTCGGAAAATGGACGAATGATTCGTCGTCGTGGGGATCATCGGCCTTTGGAAGGTCGCGCAGCATGGAAGTGAAAATCAACTCTCCGAAAGCGCCGCTTGATTCCAACACCAGACGTGGCACGCCCAGATCGGTGGCGAGGCGGTGGGTCCAGCCAAGGAAGAAATCCGAGATTATGGCGACGGGCGGCGAAGGGTGGGAGCGGAACCAGTCGGTGATGGGGCCGGCGAGGTCGCAGAGGGCGTACATGTCTTCCAGAGGCCAAGGGAGATTAGAAGTCCGGTGAACGGACGGGAGAGGGAGGACCAAGGGTTGGACGGAGCCGGAGGACGCGTGGCGGGAGATGACTGGGTCGAGCAGGTGGAGGAGAGTGGGGGTGACCAGCACGGTGAGCTTTAAGCCGCGGGAGAGTAATAGGCTGGCCATGTCCAGCATGGGTATGATATGGCCGGACGTCGGAAAAGGGCACAGCAAAACATGGGCGCAGCCGGTTCTGGTGCCGAACATGGCTTCCAGACCACGAAGAAAATTGCTGAATGTAAGAGTGCGCTGAGACAACAAACTATTTAATTGGCAGATGAATGCCTCATATCTTGCGCCGCCATCTGTATAAAGACAGCAGCTATTGAAAGCTGCTACagtcaataataaattttaatataaagttCTGTTACAAGTATTTTTTGGAAAGGAATACGAGGCTTGTCTCGATCCAGCAAGCTGGCTTAATAATCTAAAGTTCAGTATATTTAATAGCCAACTTCGTCGGAGCAAATTCATGCATCGTTGAAATTTGAGCTTAAGTCGCGAATCCTAACGAACTCTCATCAATGTTTCCAATGATCTCACAATGATATATCCAACGAGTTCTCAACAATCCTCTAGCTCGCTGGTCAAACTATTCAGTTCGCATAATAATATTGCTGTTGAATAATCGAAGGTAGAAACCCACTTACTTTACCTGAGCCAAACCAAATCCATCGTAATGAGAAACTCATTCCCTATTTTATGCACCCCTAACCATAATAGATGTAAAGGATAACTTGTCTCatattatatcatctttatatttttatattttatataattgtaaagaccctcactataaataggggtctgTTGCAGGTATTTTCCATTCTACTCTATGCGGGTTGGGCTCAAAGCAGCAGGTCGATCCAATTGCATAAGGTCCAGTAGACCTTGAACTGAGTTCGCTTAAGCGAACTCACGCATTGCTAAAACTTGAGCTCGGACTACAAggccaagcgagctcccaggaATGCCTCTAGCTCGTCGGCCTATTCAAGAGAGCCCCCAACTGCACTTCAAGCAAGCTCCTAGTGAACTCTTGCATCTCGCCACCCTAGCCAGTTAGCTCACATAACAAGAGGGTCATATGCTAGAGAATATTTACAGGCAATGGGCCGTCCCAATTGGGCTATTTCGGCCCAACCTAGCCATACCCTTTTTGGCCCATTTGGTCACCCCGCGCCAGTCTCATCCTGGCCTCTTGCGACAAACATCATTACAACTGCATCTGGATTTTCGCGCATTTACCatagatctcatcctcattaatgatggatctcatccacattaatgagg from the Diospyros lotus cultivar Yz01 unplaced genomic scaffold, ASM1463336v1 superscaf1, whole genome shotgun sequence genome contains:
- the LOC127793162 gene encoding flavonol 3-O-glucosyltransferase UGT89B1-like — protein: MAANGDDAPVHVLLFPFPMGSHAVPMLDLAQLLLTRGLKVTVLVTPPNVPLVDSLRQSHPPSSIETLVLPPPEATPIPNLFRPVAFMNSLRKLHDPIRQWFQSHPSPPVAIVSDFFLGWTQYLAAELGVPRVVFWTGGAIDAALMNSMFRDLPKVDNPNDENSILSLPNLPNSPTYAWWQVSPIYQQYKEGDPNWEIKRNSMLGNIQCWGALINTFEELEKVYIDHLKGEMGHDRVWPVGPLLPPEDDKAGSAKRGGASSVPVEVLMSWLDEKREDSVVYVCFGSRFVLSDQQVASLAAALESSGVDFIWVVKEDEVRSMPGGFEDLVAGRGFVIKGWAPQVPILRHRAVGAFVTHCGWNSTMEAITAGVLLLTWPLGADQFTNAKLLVDELGAAVRFSEVGTRAVPDSGEMARLLKESVGAERAEERGRVKELSKAASEAPKGGSSSRSLDGFIQRLRELKNVKST
- the LOC127792757 gene encoding flavonol 3-O-glucosyltransferase UGT89B1-like, translating into MFGTRTGCAHVLLCPFPTSGHIIPMLDMASLLLSRGLKLTVLVTPTLLHLLDPVISRHASSGSVQPLVLPLPSVHRTSNLPWPLEDMYALCDLAGPITDWFRSHPSPPVAIISDFFLGWTHRLATDLGVPRLVLESSGAFGELIFTSMLRDLPKADDPHDDESFVHFPKLPNSPKCPWWQLPHLYRLLNVEDPDWEFFRNSWLCNSQSWGAIVNSFDELEGPSLNQMKKEMGHDRVWAVGPLLPSDGDRTAPSKRGGTSSVPVHELISWLDCKPDGSVVYVCFGSTWTLTDEQVGSLAGALDSSGVDFVWVVKKDDVVSIPDGFDERTKGRGFMINGWAPQVQILSHRAVGAFVTHCGWNSFLEGIAASVLMLSWPLGADQFTNTMMLVDQLGAGVKFCNLGNRAVPDSAELARLLAESVNEKGWAEERARVRKLRKSAVEAVKGGSSAKNLNALVKKLNELVA